In one Longimicrobium sp. genomic region, the following are encoded:
- a CDS encoding response regulator transcription factor, which translates to MIRVVIAEDQTMVLGALAALLEIESDIQVVARAQNGREALDEVEAHRPDVLLTDIEMPEMTGLEVAAEVARRKLPTRVVILTTFARAGYLRRALDAGAAGYLLKDSPSEELANAVRQVHAGGRAIDPELAREAWTERDPLSDRERQVLRLAADGATGAAIAAKLFLSEGTVRNYLSDAISKLGAANRVEAARMAREKGWL; encoded by the coding sequence ATGATCCGCGTGGTGATCGCGGAGGACCAGACCATGGTGCTGGGCGCCCTCGCCGCGCTGCTGGAGATCGAGAGCGACATCCAGGTGGTGGCCCGCGCCCAGAACGGCCGCGAGGCGCTGGACGAAGTGGAGGCGCATCGCCCAGACGTGCTCCTCACCGACATCGAGATGCCGGAGATGACGGGGCTGGAGGTGGCCGCCGAGGTGGCGCGCCGCAAGCTCCCCACGCGCGTCGTCATCCTCACGACGTTCGCCCGCGCGGGCTACCTGCGCCGGGCGCTCGACGCCGGCGCCGCGGGGTACCTGCTCAAGGACAGCCCCTCGGAGGAGCTGGCGAACGCGGTACGCCAGGTGCACGCGGGCGGCCGCGCCATCGACCCCGAGCTCGCCCGCGAGGCGTGGACCGAGCGCGACCCGCTCAGCGACCGCGAGCGCCAGGTCCTGCGCCTCGCCGCCGACGGGGCCACCGGCGCGGCCATCGCGGCGAAGCTCTTCCTCTCCGAGGGCACCGTCCGCAACTACCTCTCAGACGCCATCTCCAAGCTGGGAGCGGCCAATCGCGTGGAGGCGGCGCGGATGGCGAGGGAGAAGGGCTGGCTGTAG
- a CDS encoding DUF3667 domain-containing protein — protein MPDPPVPSGSAVADRPRGEPPIAPQRKARWWSSDTRRTPARPCLNCGDPTVSAFCPTCGQRKVEVRVSLRRMLLELLEDQLAVNATLPRTVGALLFRPGHLTTEYVKGRIVRYVPPFRLYLVSSVLFFVLLPLAADANIIADQVARDNAVQARREAAPAPANTGGLPAPPPPPERPREGMDISIAYKDTAAVPAWLKPLNRRLTRTGERLKSMPPGEAMRTLIAAMEENAPKGVFLMMPLFAFFLKVLYFRQKRFFVEHFVFALHVHSLAFVLSTVGMLFQFPLLLLTLGLWQLGYVFMAMKRVYGQGIVRTFTKFLALGFAYVVFGVGLGAAATMLLAAITM, from the coding sequence ATGCCCGATCCACCCGTCCCCTCCGGCAGCGCCGTCGCCGATCGCCCGCGCGGTGAGCCGCCGATCGCGCCGCAGCGAAAGGCGCGCTGGTGGTCGTCGGACACGCGTCGCACCCCCGCGCGGCCCTGCCTCAACTGCGGCGACCCCACCGTGAGCGCCTTCTGCCCCACCTGCGGGCAGCGCAAGGTGGAGGTGAGGGTCTCGCTCCGGCGGATGCTCCTCGAGCTGCTCGAGGACCAGCTCGCCGTCAACGCGACGCTACCGCGCACGGTGGGCGCGCTCCTCTTTCGCCCCGGCCATCTCACCACCGAGTACGTGAAGGGACGCATCGTGCGCTACGTGCCGCCGTTCCGGCTGTACCTGGTCAGCTCGGTCCTCTTCTTCGTCCTCCTTCCGCTCGCCGCCGACGCCAACATCATCGCGGACCAGGTCGCCCGCGACAATGCGGTACAGGCGAGGCGCGAGGCCGCCCCGGCGCCCGCGAACACGGGCGGGCTTCCGGCCCCGCCCCCGCCGCCCGAACGGCCGCGCGAGGGGATGGACATCAGCATCGCGTACAAGGACACGGCGGCGGTGCCCGCCTGGCTGAAGCCGCTGAACCGCCGCCTCACCCGCACCGGCGAGCGCCTCAAGAGCATGCCTCCCGGCGAGGCGATGCGGACGCTGATCGCGGCGATGGAGGAGAACGCGCCCAAGGGCGTGTTCCTCATGATGCCGCTCTTCGCCTTCTTCCTCAAGGTGCTGTACTTCCGACAGAAGCGGTTCTTCGTGGAGCACTTCGTCTTCGCGCTGCACGTGCACTCTCTCGCGTTCGTGCTCTCCACCGTGGGGATGCTCTTCCAGTTCCCCCTGCTCCTGCTGACGCTGGGCCTCTGGCAGCTCGGGTACGTCTTCATGGCGATGAAGCGCGTCTACGGCCAGGGGATCGTGCGCACCTTCACCAAATTCCTCGCGCTGGGCTTCGCCTACGTCGTCTTCGGCGTGGGCCTCGGTGCCGCGGCAACGATGCTGCTGGCTGCCATCACCATGTAG